Proteins encoded in a region of the Manduca sexta isolate Smith_Timp_Sample1 chromosome 1, JHU_Msex_v1.0, whole genome shotgun sequence genome:
- the LOC119188582 gene encoding zinc finger protein 723-like — translation MSCPVCLKSFDIMTNLIPHVAQHVKQTYVKLKVIENAAESRNRKKNSKGKYQCQVCRSMVEGDNIYGHWDTHFITGWKKRDDEGVLNTALRSEGLKLVIKNLLQSGKEMKKKDCVICLRHFERKNDCKRHLIEHLLTDAYCNRPVYGGLRCQICFESFQRPDRYKLHMRDHGSLPVYRCDICDRAFSDSSNFTKHKKVHNLQVVVCDVCSKKFQSKLSLTKHLEMHKTTEPITCPVCFRVSHTESAYRKHVKRFHDRVVIKFKCHYCGKKFDSIREKWDHLWLAHKERKHKADCPICKKQFRKDQDVRTHMMLAHAIVKKGKKKPAKKDDIEQFLKDNPPLEETLIVYE, via the exons ATGTCTTGTCCTGTTTGTCTAAAATCGTTTGATATTATGACAAACTTAATACCACACGTGGCTCAACATGTTAAGCAGACTTACGTGAAGTTGAAAGTTATTGAGAATGCAGCAGAATCGAGAAATAGAAAGAAGAATAGCAAGGGGAAATACCAGTGTCAGGTGTGCAGAAGTATGGTAGAGGGGGACAATATATATGGACATTGGGACACCCATTTTATAACTGGGTGGAAGAAACGGGATGATGAAGGTGTTCTGAATACCGCTCTGAGATCTGAAGGCTTAAAATTGGTTATAA AAAATTTATTGCAAAGCGGAAAGGAAATGAAGAAAAAAGATTGCGTGATATGTTTGCGACATTTTGAGCGTAAAAACGATTGTAAAAGGCATCTGATCGAGCATCTATTGACGGACGCGTATTGCAACAGACCCGTATATGGTGGACTGAG ATGTCAAATATGCTTCGAATCGTTCCAACGGCCTGACAGATACAAACTGCACATGAGGGACCACGGGTCTCTCCCTGTCTACAGATGTGATATATGTGACCGCGCGTTCAGTGACTCGAGCAACTTCACAAAACACAAGAAAGTACATAATCTTCAAGTGGTCGTCTGTGATGTGTGCAGCAAGAAGTTTCAGTCGAAATTGTCTTTGACCAAGCATTTGGAG atgcACAAAACAACAGAGCCGATAACCTGTCCAGTGTGTTTCCGAGTGTCTCACACCGAATCGGCTTACAGAAAACACGTCAAACGCTTCCACGATCGCGTCGTCATCAAATTCAAATGTCATTACTGCGGCAAGAAATTCGACAGCATCAGAGAGAAATGGGACCACCTCTGGCTGGCGCATAAGGAGAGGAAGCACAAGGCCGACTGTCCCATTTGTAAGAAGCAGTTCAGGAAAGACCAAGACGTGAGAACGCATATGATGCTGGCTCACGCGATTGTCAAGAAGGGTAAGAAAAAACCGGCGAAAAAGGATGATATTGAACAGTTTTTGAAGGACAATCCGCCGTTGGAGGAGACCCTCATTGTGTACGAATGA